One window of Peteryoungia desertarenae genomic DNA carries:
- the lptB gene encoding LPS export ABC transporter ATP-binding protein, with protein MRIPFFSKRSRGQSTPAHGSTRLPGDKSRYEGTLIAHGLTKTYGTRRVVNGASLVVRRGEAVGLLGPNGAGKTTCFYMITGLVPVDAGTIAINGNDVSSMPMYQRARLGVGYLPQEASIFRGLSVEDNIRAVLEVHQRDKRKREAKLDELLHEFHIERLRKSAAVALSGGERRRLEIARALATDPTFMLLDEPFAGVDPISVSDIQNLVRHLTARGIGVLITDHNVRETLGLIDRAYIIHAGEVLTHGRASDVVNNADVRRLYLGDNFSL; from the coding sequence GTGCGTATTCCCTTCTTTTCCAAACGGAGCCGCGGTCAATCCACTCCGGCACACGGCTCCACACGATTGCCGGGAGACAAATCCCGCTATGAAGGGACGCTCATTGCCCATGGATTGACCAAGACCTATGGGACACGCCGAGTGGTCAATGGAGCATCTCTGGTGGTGCGACGGGGAGAGGCCGTCGGCTTGCTTGGGCCCAATGGCGCGGGCAAGACAACCTGTTTCTACATGATCACCGGTCTCGTTCCGGTGGATGCCGGAACAATCGCCATCAATGGCAATGATGTGTCGTCAATGCCGATGTACCAAAGGGCAAGGCTTGGAGTGGGTTACCTCCCCCAGGAAGCCTCCATTTTTCGTGGTCTTTCAGTCGAAGACAATATTCGGGCGGTTCTTGAGGTTCACCAGCGCGACAAACGCAAGCGGGAAGCGAAGCTTGACGAGCTCTTGCATGAGTTCCACATCGAGCGACTGAGGAAATCAGCGGCTGTTGCGCTTTCCGGCGGCGAGCGTCGCCGCCTTGAAATCGCCCGAGCTCTAGCAACCGACCCGACATTCATGCTGCTGGACGAGCCATTTGCCGGCGTTGATCCCATTTCGGTATCCGACATTCAAAACCTGGTGCGCCACTTGACGGCGCGCGGTATCGGCGTCTTGATCACAGACCACAATGTCCGTGAAACACTCGGACTGATTGACCGGGCATACATCATTCATGCTGGTGAAGTGCTGACGCATGGACGCGCCAGTGATGTGGTGAACAATGCCGATGTCCGTCGCCTTTACCTTGGCGATAATTTCAGCCTCTGA
- the ptsN gene encoding PTS IIA-like nitrogen regulatory protein PtsN — MALADLLQQDAVMPALRVNSKKQLLQELAARASKLTNIPEREIFDVILQRERLGSTGVGNGIAIPHGKLNKITQITGVFARLETPVDFEALDDQPVDLVFLLLAPEGAGADHLKALSRIARVLRDQDLVAKLRATESDTAIYTFLNEEQASNAA, encoded by the coding sequence ATGGCCTTGGCAGATTTGCTGCAACAGGATGCTGTTATGCCCGCTTTGCGGGTGAACTCGAAGAAGCAATTGCTTCAGGAATTGGCAGCAAGAGCCTCCAAGCTTACCAATATTCCCGAACGGGAGATATTCGACGTCATTTTGCAACGGGAGCGCCTGGGTTCGACCGGTGTGGGCAACGGCATCGCCATCCCCCACGGGAAACTGAACAAGATCACACAGATCACCGGCGTTTTTGCGAGGCTTGAGACTCCGGTTGATTTCGAAGCTCTCGATGATCAGCCTGTTGACCTCGTTTTCCTGCTTCTGGCTCCCGAAGGGGCCGGAGCGGACCATCTCAAAGCTCTGTCACGCATCGCTCGCGTATTGAGGGACCAGGATCTGGTAGCCAAACTGCGGGCGACTGAGTCAGACACGGCGATCTACACATTCCTCAACGAGGAGCAGGCGTCAAACGCTGCCTGA
- the rpoN gene encoding RNA polymerase factor sigma-54, which produces MALSANLFLRQNQSLVMTPQLMQSIQLLQMTHMELINFIAQEVERNPLLEMAADEGDFITDTPNPGELSAPASSDTASHDDDGGGTPSLDSAWYEAGDGGALGDRLDANYDSAFTDEGSTVRADAPELLGQWKSMPGAGENGEGYDLDDFVAGQVSLRDHLNQQVPFCVNSAGDRLIAAILIDHLDEAGYLRADLEEIATRLGQQPNAVSTVLRALQTLDPPGVFARTLSECLAIQLQQRNRLDPAMSALVDNLELLAKRDFATLKRLCGVDEEDLLDMLNEIRKLNPKPGSGFETSVIESVVPDIIVRPDPAEGWKVELNPDALPRVLVNQSYVASVRKKSAGKGEDENFLSECLQTANWLTRSLDQRARTIMKVATEIVRQQSAFLDEGVDHLRPLNLKMVADAIKMHESTVSRVTTNKYMLTPRGLFELKYFFTVSIASAEGGDSHSAESVRHRIKAMIAQESPDAVLSDDDIVTSLKASGVELARRTVAKYRESMNIPSSVQRRREKKAMAKACVS; this is translated from the coding sequence ATGGCCTTATCCGCCAACCTGTTCCTTCGACAGAACCAATCTTTGGTGATGACGCCGCAGCTGATGCAATCCATCCAGCTGCTCCAAATGACCCATATGGAGCTTATCAACTTCATCGCACAGGAAGTTGAACGCAATCCGCTGCTTGAAATGGCGGCAGATGAGGGAGATTTCATCACAGACACCCCGAACCCCGGCGAGCTTTCTGCCCCGGCGTCTTCCGATACTGCATCTCACGACGATGATGGCGGAGGAACACCGTCTCTCGATAGCGCGTGGTATGAGGCCGGTGATGGCGGCGCGCTCGGGGACCGGCTCGATGCGAATTATGACAGCGCCTTCACTGATGAAGGCAGCACCGTTCGCGCCGATGCACCCGAGTTGCTCGGCCAGTGGAAGTCCATGCCAGGCGCCGGCGAAAACGGTGAAGGCTATGACCTTGATGATTTTGTTGCCGGTCAGGTCAGTTTACGCGATCACCTCAATCAGCAGGTGCCGTTTTGCGTGAATTCCGCCGGCGATCGACTGATTGCCGCGATCTTGATCGATCATCTTGATGAAGCAGGTTATCTGCGCGCCGATCTGGAGGAAATAGCGACGCGGCTCGGTCAGCAGCCGAATGCGGTATCAACTGTTTTGCGAGCTCTCCAGACTCTCGACCCTCCGGGCGTGTTCGCCCGCACACTCAGCGAGTGTCTGGCAATCCAGCTTCAGCAGCGAAACCGGCTTGACCCGGCGATGTCTGCCCTTGTCGACAATCTGGAGCTTCTGGCCAAACGCGATTTCGCGACACTGAAACGACTTTGCGGTGTGGATGAGGAAGACCTGCTCGACATGCTGAACGAGATCCGCAAGCTCAATCCAAAGCCGGGCAGCGGCTTTGAGACAAGTGTGATCGAGTCAGTCGTTCCGGATATCATCGTCCGTCCGGATCCGGCGGAGGGATGGAAGGTAGAACTAAATCCTGATGCCTTGCCGCGTGTTCTTGTCAATCAGAGCTATGTGGCGTCGGTCAGGAAGAAGAGTGCAGGCAAAGGGGAAGACGAAAACTTTCTTTCAGAATGCCTGCAAACCGCAAACTGGTTGACCCGAAGCCTGGACCAGAGGGCCAGGACAATCATGAAAGTCGCCACGGAGATTGTGCGTCAGCAATCCGCATTTCTCGACGAGGGGGTAGATCATCTGCGCCCCCTTAATCTGAAAATGGTTGCTGATGCGATCAAGATGCACGAATCGACCGTCAGCCGCGTGACGACAAACAAATACATGCTGACCCCGCGTGGCCTGTTCGAGTTGAAATATTTCTTCACCGTGTCGATTGCGTCTGCAGAGGGGGGAGACAGTCACTCGGCAGAATCCGTACGCCACCGGATCAAGGCCATGATCGCTCAGGAGAGCCCTGATGCCGTACTTTCTGACGATGATATCGTGACGTCGTTGAAGGCCAGTGGTGTTGAGCTTGCGCGCCGAACGGTTGCCAAATACCGGGAATCGATGAACATTCCTTCGTCTGTGCAACGGCGCCGGGAAAAGAAGGCGATGGCCAAAGCCTGTGTCAGCTAA
- the rdgB gene encoding RdgB/HAM1 family non-canonical purine NTP pyrophosphatase, protein MRKLETRTIVVASHNAGKITEIADLIAPFGFAAKSAAELAFDEPDETGTTFEENAAIKALASAKASGLPALSDDSGLMIDALNGAPGVYTANWAERDDGTRDFAMAMEKVQKALQEQGAEKPQERTARFVSVLCLAWPDGHTEFFRGEVEGTIAWPPRGTAGFGYDPIFQPEGHKRTFGEMTAHEKHGWKPGETQALSHRARAFKQFVETCLEG, encoded by the coding sequence ATGCGCAAGCTTGAGACCCGTACGATTGTTGTGGCCAGCCACAATGCCGGTAAAATCACCGAGATCGCTGATCTGATCGCACCTTTTGGTTTCGCCGCAAAATCTGCAGCGGAGCTTGCATTCGATGAACCTGATGAAACGGGTACTACCTTTGAGGAGAATGCCGCAATCAAGGCGCTTGCCTCGGCCAAGGCATCTGGCTTGCCGGCGCTGTCCGACGATTCCGGCCTGATGATCGATGCGCTGAACGGCGCACCGGGTGTTTATACAGCGAACTGGGCCGAGCGGGACGATGGCACCCGCGATTTCGCCATGGCGATGGAAAAAGTGCAGAAGGCTCTCCAGGAACAGGGTGCCGAAAAGCCGCAAGAGCGCACTGCGCGCTTTGTTAGCGTCCTTTGCCTTGCCTGGCCCGACGGCCATACAGAATTTTTCCGTGGTGAGGTCGAAGGGACCATAGCCTGGCCACCGCGAGGCACGGCCGGCTTCGGCTACGACCCGATCTTCCAGCCGGAGGGCCACAAGCGCACCTTTGGGGAGATGACCGCCCACGAGAAGCATGGCTGGAAGCCTGGAGAGACACAAGCCCTTTCCCATCGCGCTCGTGCCTTCAAGCAATTCGTGGAAACCTGCCTGGAGGGCTGA
- the grpE gene encoding nucleotide exchange factor GrpE, which translates to MTEETNKNGPDAAVTAEPSAPELPDEAGATEQVADPFEELRSENADLRDRFLRLAAEMDNLRRRTDREVKDAKAYAVTGFARDMLSVSDNLRRAIDAIPADMRAGADAGLSALIEGVEMTERAMLSALERHGVRKIEAEGQKFDPNFHQAMFEVPNTEVANNTVVQVVQAGFAIGDRVLRPAMVGVAKGGPKNEQPSAETASEPKA; encoded by the coding sequence ATGACCGAAGAAACCAACAAGAACGGACCTGACGCTGCAGTGACCGCGGAGCCTTCTGCGCCTGAACTGCCAGACGAAGCGGGTGCGACCGAACAGGTTGCAGATCCTTTTGAAGAATTGAGATCTGAGAACGCTGATCTGCGCGACCGTTTCCTGCGGCTCGCTGCCGAGATGGACAATTTGCGCCGTCGTACCGATCGCGAAGTCAAGGATGCCAAAGCTTATGCCGTAACCGGCTTTGCCCGCGACATGCTGTCGGTTTCGGATAATCTTCGTCGTGCCATTGATGCGATCCCCGCCGATATGCGGGCAGGTGCCGACGCTGGTCTGAGCGCGCTGATTGAAGGCGTCGAAATGACCGAGCGCGCTATGTTGTCGGCTCTCGAGCGGCATGGTGTCCGCAAAATTGAAGCCGAAGGCCAGAAATTCGATCCGAACTTCCATCAGGCGATGTTTGAAGTGCCGAACACGGAGGTCGCCAATAACACGGTCGTTCAGGTCGTCCAGGCTGGTTTTGCCATTGGAGATCGCGTTCTGCGTCCAGCAATGGTCGGAGTGGCCAAGGGTGGTCCAAAGAACGAACAGCCTTCGGCAGAGACGGCCTCCGAGCCAAAGGCGTGA
- the lptC gene encoding LPS export ABC transporter periplasmic protein LptC codes for MLQQTDDHTLAASWPSSAAAYERAVQHSRRVRRMKILLPIGALLITCTFIGVSVVRAYLPENIQIESAKIENGKVVMEKPAISGRNSEGVSYSLRASRALQDIKNPNIIALENIAAAVPVNDKIIATVNALGGVFDRGADYLDLNQPFTLNLSSGIDAKFNSAKLDIKGGTLDTPDPVEINTKGASIVANSLQIKDKGRTMLFTGQVRLQIEPSTLQKNDSVETVQP; via the coding sequence ATGCTGCAACAGACTGACGATCACACGCTGGCTGCGAGTTGGCCATCAAGCGCAGCCGCCTATGAAAGGGCGGTCCAGCACTCTCGGCGCGTGCGCCGCATGAAGATATTGCTGCCGATCGGCGCACTGCTGATCACTTGCACCTTCATTGGTGTGTCCGTCGTGCGGGCTTACCTTCCAGAAAACATTCAGATCGAATCTGCCAAGATCGAAAATGGCAAGGTGGTCATGGAGAAGCCAGCGATCTCGGGACGAAACTCAGAAGGTGTCAGCTATTCGCTTCGCGCGTCCCGAGCTCTGCAGGACATCAAGAATCCCAACATTATTGCGCTTGAGAACATTGCTGCGGCTGTGCCCGTCAATGACAAGATCATTGCAACCGTCAATGCACTTGGTGGCGTCTTTGATCGTGGTGCAGACTATCTCGATCTAAACCAGCCCTTCACGCTCAATCTGAGCAGCGGGATCGATGCCAAGTTCAATTCTGCGAAACTTGACATCAAGGGTGGAACACTCGACACGCCTGACCCTGTCGAGATCAATACAAAAGGCGCTTCGATTGTTGCGAACTCCCTCCAGATAAAGGATAAGGGGCGAACGATGCTGTTCACGGGTCAGGTTCGCCTCCAAATCGAACCCTCGACCCTACAGAAAAACGACTCCGTGGAAACCGTTCAACCATGA
- a CDS encoding LapA family protein produces the protein MFSRLVALVVFVPLGLVLIVLAVANRQDVTLALNPFNPADQMLSVSAPLFVMLILSVILGLLLGFVIAWISQSKHRKRARREAKAAQHWQTEADRHKTRAEEIAGQGLPQIAMK, from the coding sequence ATGTTCAGCAGGCTAGTGGCTCTGGTGGTGTTCGTCCCCCTCGGCCTTGTGCTCATAGTGCTCGCTGTTGCCAATCGTCAGGACGTGACGCTGGCTCTCAACCCCTTCAATCCTGCCGATCAGATGTTGTCGGTATCCGCGCCTCTGTTCGTCATGCTGATTCTGTCAGTCATCCTCGGTCTTCTTCTGGGCTTTGTGATCGCTTGGATATCACAGTCGAAACATCGCAAGCGCGCCCGTCGTGAGGCAAAGGCGGCGCAGCATTGGCAGACGGAAGCGGACCGTCACAAGACACGCGCGGAAGAGATTGCCGGTCAGGGGCTGCCTCAAATCGCCATGAAGTGA
- the rph gene encoding ribonuclease PH, translated as MRPSGRKTDQMRKVSFERNFSKHAEGSCLVKFGDTHVLCTASLEEKTPPWLRNSGKGWVTAEYGMLPRATGERMKREAASGKQGGRTQEIQRLIGRSLRAIVDLEALGERQISLDCDVIQADGGTRTAAITGAWIALHDCLRWMEARNMVKVERVLKDHIAAVSCGIFASQPVIDLDYLEDSAAETDANFVMTGSGGIVEIQGTAEGKPFSQEEFLTLLDLARNGIGELVNLQKQAIS; from the coding sequence ATGCGGCCATCCGGCAGAAAAACAGACCAAATGCGCAAGGTCTCGTTCGAGCGCAACTTTTCCAAACATGCCGAGGGTTCATGCCTCGTCAAATTTGGCGATACGCATGTGTTGTGCACAGCAAGCCTTGAAGAGAAAACCCCGCCATGGCTGCGCAACTCCGGCAAGGGTTGGGTGACGGCGGAATATGGCATGCTGCCGCGCGCAACCGGCGAGCGCATGAAGCGGGAGGCAGCTTCGGGGAAACAGGGTGGCCGGACGCAGGAGATCCAGCGTTTGATCGGTCGGTCCCTGCGGGCGATTGTCGACCTGGAAGCGCTCGGCGAACGGCAGATCTCGCTTGATTGCGATGTCATCCAGGCTGATGGTGGGACAAGGACTGCGGCCATTACTGGCGCGTGGATTGCGCTCCATGACTGCCTCAGATGGATGGAAGCGCGGAACATGGTGAAGGTCGAGCGGGTTCTGAAGGACCATATCGCAGCGGTCTCTTGCGGGATCTTTGCAAGTCAGCCGGTCATCGATCTTGATTATCTGGAAGATTCAGCGGCGGAAACCGACGCCAACTTCGTCATGACGGGATCGGGCGGGATCGTTGAGATCCAAGGCACAGCAGAAGGAAAACCCTTCAGCCAGGAAGAATTCCTGACTTTGCTGGACCTCGCACGCAACGGAATTGGCGAACTGGTCAACCTGCAAAAACAGGCGATCAGCTGA
- the hpf gene encoding ribosome hibernation-promoting factor, HPF/YfiA family: MSVRVSGKHMEIGETFRQRIEDRISDAVTKYFDGGYSGQVVVTKSQSRFSADCLVHLDTGANLHAAGEANDPQVAFDNAFERVEKRLRRYKRKLKDHHANGVGMSSVEVAYTVMDPVADDVEEVPEDFAPTIVAESTRKLQTMSVATAVMALDMTDEPILLFRSPGQEEINIVYRRHDGNIGWIDSANIKG; the protein is encoded by the coding sequence ATGAGTGTGCGTGTATCCGGCAAGCATATGGAAATCGGTGAAACTTTCCGCCAGCGGATTGAGGATCGGATCTCCGACGCGGTTACCAAGTACTTCGACGGAGGGTATTCCGGTCAAGTCGTCGTGACGAAATCCCAGTCACGCTTTTCGGCCGATTGCCTGGTTCATCTCGACACCGGTGCCAATCTTCATGCGGCGGGCGAAGCGAATGACCCGCAGGTCGCTTTCGACAACGCCTTTGAGCGCGTTGAAAAGCGACTCCGTCGCTATAAGCGCAAGCTGAAGGACCATCACGCAAACGGTGTCGGCATGAGTTCGGTCGAGGTAGCCTACACTGTCATGGATCCGGTAGCCGACGACGTGGAGGAAGTGCCGGAAGATTTTGCGCCGACCATCGTTGCCGAAAGCACCAGGAAGCTCCAGACCATGTCTGTGGCAACGGCTGTGATGGCGCTTGATATGACCGACGAACCGATTCTTCTGTTCCGCAGCCCGGGACAGGAGGAAATCAACATCGTTTATCGCCGCCACGACGGCAATATTGGGTGGATCGATTCCGCCAACATCAAAGGCTGA
- the hemW gene encoding radical SAM family heme chaperone HemW, with protein MREAVTLLPDTGEPGFGIYVHWPFCAAKCPYCDFNSHVRHQPVDQARFVSAFLKEMAKMRSLTGPKTVTSVFLGGGTPSLMEPATVAAILNGISTSWHMPDGIEITMEANPSSVEAERFRGYRSAGVNRVSLGVQALNDPDLKFLGRLHDVADALKAIRLARDIFPRMSFDLIYARPNQTIAAWEQELKEAISYAVDHLSLYQLTIEEGTAFYGLHKAGKLIVPDGDLSADLYEATQQITAAHGMPAYEVSNHAQPGAESRHNLTYWRYGDYVGIGPGAHGRLTIGRDKVATATERHPETWLQAVEANGHGMVEQEVLDHEAQADELLLMGLRLREGVDLARWQALSGRDPDPDREQFLLEHGFIERIGNSRLRCTPPGMLILDAVVADLAC; from the coding sequence ATGCGCGAGGCCGTCACCCTCCTCCCTGATACCGGCGAGCCAGGTTTTGGCATCTACGTCCACTGGCCGTTTTGCGCGGCGAAGTGCCCGTATTGCGACTTCAACAGCCATGTCCGCCATCAACCGGTCGATCAAGCACGCTTTGTCTCCGCCTTCCTCAAGGAAATGGCAAAGATGCGCTCGCTGACCGGACCGAAGACTGTGACCAGTGTTTTCCTTGGCGGCGGCACACCGTCCCTGATGGAGCCGGCAACGGTTGCAGCGATCCTCAATGGCATCTCCACAAGCTGGCACATGCCGGATGGTATCGAGATCACCATGGAGGCAAATCCCTCAAGCGTTGAGGCCGAACGCTTTCGTGGCTATCGCTCTGCCGGCGTCAACCGCGTCTCGCTCGGGGTCCAGGCCCTCAACGATCCGGATCTGAAGTTTCTGGGGCGGCTGCATGATGTGGCGGATGCGCTCAAAGCGATCCGGTTGGCGCGTGACATCTTTCCGCGCATGTCCTTCGACCTGATCTATGCGCGCCCTAACCAGACCATTGCGGCCTGGGAACAGGAACTGAAGGAAGCAATCTCCTATGCCGTGGATCATCTGTCGCTCTATCAATTGACGATTGAGGAAGGCACGGCTTTCTACGGCCTTCACAAGGCAGGCAAGCTGATCGTGCCGGATGGCGACCTTTCAGCCGACCTCTATGAAGCGACCCAGCAGATCACTGCTGCCCATGGCATGCCAGCCTATGAAGTGTCCAACCACGCGCAGCCTGGCGCTGAAAGCCGGCACAACCTCACCTACTGGCGCTACGGCGATTACGTTGGCATCGGCCCAGGTGCCCATGGGCGCCTGACAATTGGCCGCGACAAGGTGGCGACGGCGACTGAGCGGCATCCTGAAACCTGGCTTCAGGCGGTTGAGGCCAACGGGCATGGAATGGTCGAGCAGGAAGTGCTCGACCACGAGGCTCAAGCCGACGAGTTGCTGCTCATGGGATTGCGGCTTCGCGAAGGGGTGGATCTGGCGCGTTGGCAAGCCCTTTCCGGACGCGATCCCGACCCAGACCGAGAGCAGTTCCTGCTGGAGCACGGCTTTATCGAACGGATTGGGAATTCCCGCCTGCGCTGCACGCCGCCCGGCATGCTGATCCTGGATGCCGTGGTGGCCGACCTGGCATG
- a CDS encoding integration host factor subunit beta → MIKSELVQIVAARNPHLYHRDVENIVNAVLDEITDALAAGNRVELRGFGAFSVKNRPSRSGRNPRTGETVFVEEKWVPFFKTGKELRERLNPGMGDEDDE, encoded by the coding sequence GTGATCAAATCGGAACTAGTGCAGATTGTTGCTGCCCGTAATCCGCACCTCTATCATCGTGACGTCGAGAATATTGTGAATGCGGTGCTTGATGAAATCACCGATGCACTCGCCGCCGGGAACCGTGTCGAATTGCGAGGTTTTGGCGCGTTTTCTGTAAAGAATCGTCCCTCGCGTTCTGGCCGCAATCCAAGGACCGGTGAAACCGTTTTCGTTGAGGAAAAGTGGGTCCCCTTTTTCAAGACCGGTAAGGAACTACGCGAGCGCCTCAATCCCGGCATGGGCGACGAAGACGACGAGTAG
- a CDS encoding VOC family protein has protein sequence MAAQQLLQDVLEAALYASDIDAAEAFYGEILGLEKISRLDGRHVFFRCGQTIVLIFNATETEKPTHSDTMPVPSHGARGRGHLCFTVHGDDLDAVAKRLADNKVEIEADFCWPNGARSIYFRDPSGNSLECAESKLWNL, from the coding sequence GTGGCGGCTCAACAACTGTTGCAGGATGTGCTGGAAGCAGCCCTCTACGCCTCGGATATTGACGCAGCCGAAGCCTTTTATGGCGAGATTCTCGGGCTGGAAAAGATCAGCAGACTGGACGGCCGCCATGTGTTCTTCCGTTGCGGGCAGACAATCGTGCTGATCTTCAATGCCACCGAGACCGAAAAACCGACCCATTCGGACACCATGCCGGTACCGAGCCACGGCGCCAGGGGGCGAGGTCATCTCTGCTTCACCGTGCATGGCGACGATCTCGATGCGGTCGCAAAGCGCCTCGCCGATAACAAGGTGGAAATAGAAGCGGATTTTTGCTGGCCAAACGGGGCCCGTTCCATCTATTTCCGGGACCCATCCGGCAATAGTCTTGAATGTGCCGAATCAAAGCTCTGGAACCTTTAG
- the hrcA gene encoding heat-inducible transcriptional repressor HrcA has product MAVPTMTTTEVSTSLDERSREVFRRIVESYLEYGDPLGSRNLSRLLPMALSPASVRNVMSDLEDLGLIYAPHVSAGRLPTQLGLRFFVDAFMQVGDLSEEERDTIERQIRPKGSDLPMENMLTEASRMLSGISRGAGLVIAAKNDTTLKHVEFIRLEPTKALAVLVGERNQIENRIIELPAGITASQLTEAANFLNANLAGQTLGELRGQLERLKELVASELDALSSDLVERGLAVWSGGETEEKPTRLIVQGRANLLEGLAGSEDVDRLRMLFDDLERKESLIEILDLAESGPGVRIFIGSENKLFSLSGSSLIVAPYRDGDDRIIGAVGVIGPTRLNYSRIVPMVDYTAQLMARLSRSGQ; this is encoded by the coding sequence ATGGCTGTACCGACAATGACGACAACCGAGGTTTCTACCTCTTTGGACGAGCGGTCCAGGGAGGTGTTTCGGCGGATTGTTGAGAGCTACCTGGAATACGGTGATCCACTGGGATCGCGCAACCTGTCTCGCCTGCTTCCGATGGCCTTGTCACCTGCGTCTGTCCGCAATGTCATGAGCGATCTTGAGGATCTGGGCCTCATCTACGCGCCCCATGTCAGTGCCGGTCGCTTGCCCACGCAATTGGGCCTTCGGTTCTTCGTCGATGCTTTCATGCAGGTCGGTGATCTCTCCGAGGAAGAGCGCGATACTATCGAGCGGCAAATCCGTCCCAAGGGTTCCGACCTACCCATGGAAAACATGCTGACCGAGGCAAGTCGCATGCTTTCGGGCATCTCCCGCGGCGCAGGTCTTGTTATAGCCGCCAAGAATGACACCACGCTCAAGCATGTCGAATTCATCAGGCTGGAACCGACCAAAGCGCTGGCTGTGCTCGTTGGTGAGCGAAATCAGATCGAAAACCGCATCATCGAATTGCCTGCAGGGATTACCGCATCCCAGCTTACCGAGGCGGCAAATTTCCTCAACGCCAATCTCGCTGGACAGACGCTTGGTGAGTTACGCGGGCAACTGGAGCGGTTGAAAGAGCTTGTCGCAAGCGAGTTGGATGCGCTCTCCAGCGATCTCGTTGAACGCGGACTGGCTGTCTGGTCCGGTGGCGAGACTGAAGAAAAGCCGACACGTCTGATAGTACAGGGGCGCGCGAACCTGCTGGAGGGCTTGGCCGGATCCGAGGACGTCGACCGTCTGCGGATGCTCTTTGATGATCTGGAACGCAAGGAGAGCCTGATCGAGATCCTCGATTTGGCCGAAAGCGGTCCTGGTGTTCGCATATTCATCGGGTCGGAAAACAAGCTGTTTTCGTTGTCCGGCTCATCGCTCATCGTCGCCCCTTACCGCGACGGAGACGACCGGATCATTGGTGCCGTGGGCGTGATCGGACCGACGCGATTAAACTATTCCCGGATCGTTCCTATGGTCGACTACACGGCGCAACTGATGGCCCGGCTCTCCAGATCAGGCCAGTAG
- a CDS encoding LptA/OstA family protein codes for MTSPIFSRHVSAILALGFLGCFSGNALAQSTNSQMDGLKLSNDQPIQIESDSLEIREQEKRAFFTGNVKVVQGTTTLQAGAMTVLYSGEGSGITQGNADIQKIDVNNKVFLSSGTQQATADSGYFDMERQIFVLEGDRVVLSEGKNVFVGCKLTVQMTTGQAKLDSCGGRVQIQLDPKSQQTNN; via the coding sequence ATGACCAGCCCCATCTTTTCGCGGCATGTCTCCGCCATTCTCGCTCTTGGTTTTCTCGGCTGTTTCTCGGGCAATGCCTTGGCGCAGTCGACCAATAGCCAAATGGACGGGCTAAAGCTTTCAAATGACCAACCCATTCAGATCGAAAGCGACTCGCTGGAAATCCGCGAGCAGGAAAAAAGGGCATTCTTTACAGGCAATGTGAAGGTGGTCCAGGGAACTACCACGCTGCAGGCCGGCGCCATGACAGTCCTCTACAGCGGTGAAGGCTCCGGCATTACCCAAGGAAATGCCGATATTCAAAAGATCGACGTCAACAACAAGGTGTTCCTTTCATCGGGCACCCAGCAGGCCACCGCCGATTCGGGCTATTTCGATATGGAGCGCCAGATTTTTGTTCTAGAAGGCGACCGCGTCGTTCTGTCAGAGGGGAAAAACGTTTTTGTTGGCTGCAAGCTAACGGTTCAGATGACAACCGGGCAGGCAAAGCTGGATAGCTGCGGTGGCCGCGTACAGATACAGCTCGACCCAAAATCCCAACAAACGAACAATTGA